The DNA region CAGCGCATCATCGAGGCGGCCAATGCCAATGCCCGCAACTACCACCTGCGCGGCCCGACCCGGGCGGTGGCCCATGCCGGACTGCGCGCGGTCAACAGGCTGGCGCCGACCCGGCTGATCGAGCGTTTCGCCTGGCTCTACGACCACGACCCCACAGCGCTCTGACGACTTTCCGTTTTCCAAATACCCAACGCCAAGGCCGCCGCTCTGGCGACGGCCCCGACAAGGGCGCGGCGGCTCAGGCCGCCCGCTCCACCGCCGCGACGATGCCGTCCACCACCTCGCGCAGCACCGCCTCGTCCTCGGCCTCGGCCATGACCCGGATCAGCGGTTCGGTGCCCGACTTGCGGATCAGAACCCGGCCCTGCCCGTCCAGCCGGGCCTCGGCGCGGGCGATCTCGGCCTTGACCGCATCGACCGACAGCGGATCGGCACCCTGCGCATAACGCACGTTCTTCAGCATCTGCGGCACCGGCTCGAACTGCGCCACCAGGTCCGACGCCTGCCGGCCGCTGTCCGCCATCGCCGCCAGGAACTGCAAGCCGGCGATCAGCCCGTCGCCGGTGGTGGCGTAGTCGGTCATCACGATATGGCCCGACTGCTCGCCGCCCAGGTTGAACCCCTGGCCGCGCATGCGCTCGACCACGTAGCGGTCGCCGACGGCGGTGCGCTCCAGCCGCAAGCCGCGCCCTTGCAGGAAGCGCTCCAGCCCCAGGTTCGACATCACCGTCGCGACCAGGGCGCCGCCGCGCAGGCGGCCCTGCTCGGCCCAGCGGCCGGCCAGCAGCGCCATGATCTGGTCGCCGTCCGCCACCTGGCCCTTTTCGTCGATGATCATCACCCGGTCGGCGTCGCCGTCCAGGCTGATGCCGATGTCGGCGCCATGCTCCAGCACCGCCCGGGCGCAGGTGTCGGGATGGGTCGAGCCGACGCCGTCGTTGATGTTGTGGCCGTTGGGGCTGACCCCCAGCGGGATCACCTCGGCGCCCAGTTCCCACAGCACGTCCGGCGCGGCACGATAGGCGGCGCCGTTCGCGCAATCGACCACGACCTTCAGCCCCTCCAGCCGCTGGCCGGCCGGGAAGGTGGTCTTGGCATATTCAACATAGCGCCCGCGCCCGTCGTCGATGCGCTTGGCGCGGCCGATGTTCTGCGGCTGCGCGGGCTGGATCTCTCCGGCGACGATGCTCTCGATCTCGGCCTCGGCCTCGTCGGAAAGCTTGAAGCCGTCGGGGCCGAAGAACTTGATGCCGTTGTCATGCGCCGGGTTATGGCTGGCCGAGATCATGATGCCCACATCCGCCCGCATCGAGCGCGTGAGGAACCCCACCGCCGGCGTCGGCACCGGACCCAGCAGCAGCACGTTCATGCCGGTCGAGGTCAGCCCGGCGGTCAGCGCGTTCTCCAGCATATAGCCCGACAGCCGGGTGTCCTTGCCGATGACGACGCGGTGGTGATCCTCGCCCTGGCGGCGGAAATAGCGGCCGGCGGCGGCGCCCAGGCGCAGCGCCATCTCGGCCGTCATCGGATGGGTATTGGCGCGGCCCCGCACTCCGTCGGTGCCGAAAAGTTTCCTGCTCATCATTCCCCCTCGGTCACGGCCCGCCATAGGGCGAGGCCCTGCCTTGTTTGTGCCACGTCATGGACGCGGTGGATTTGTATGCCCTGCGCGATCCCGGCCAAAGTCACCGCCAGCGTGCCGGGTCCGCGGTCCGCCGCCGCCTCGGCCCCGCCGATGGTGCCGATGAAGCGCTTGCGCGAGATGCCCAGCAGGATGGCGCAGCCCAGCCCGTGATAGACGGAAATCCGCCGCAGGATGGCCAGATTATGCACCTGGGTCTTGCCGAAACCAATGCCCGGGTCGATCACGATCCTGTCGCGGGGAATGCCCGCGGCCTCGGCCCGGGCGATGCGCAGGGCCAGGGCATCGTAGACGTCCAGCAGCACGTCGCCATAGCTCGGATTGTCCTGCATGGTTTCGGGAATGCCCTGCGCATGCATCAGGCAGACCGGCACCCCGCTTTCCGCCACCAGCGCCGCCATGCCCGGATCGAAGTCGAAGCCCGAGACGTCGTTGACCAGGCCGGCGCCGGCCGCGAGGGCCGCCCGCGCCACCGCCGCCTTGCGCGTATCGACCGAGACCGCGGCCAGCCCTTGCGCCGCGCGGATCGCCGGCACCACGCGGGCGATCTCTTCGGCAACCGGGATCTCGCGCGCGCCGGGCCGGGTCGATTCGCCGCCGATGTCCAGGATCTCGGCCCCCTGCCCGGCCAGCAGCCGCGCCTGCTCGGCCCCGTCGTAGCGGCCGCCGTCCGAGAAACTGTCGGGCGTGGCATTGACGATGCCCATCAGCCGCGGGCGGTTCATGGACAGGCCCAGCAGATCGGCCCGCGGCGCGGTCAGCGCCGCCAGCACCTCGGGCGGGGCGCTGTCCAGCACGCGCGGCGCCTCGCCGCGGCGCAGCAGTTCGCATTGGGAAAAGCGCAGCCAGCCGCCGGCCAGTTGCCAGCGCCCGGTTTCGCAGGGGATCGGTCGGAAATAGTCGCTCATGCCCGAATTCCTAAACCGGCGGGCGGCAAGATCAAGCGGAGGACGTCACAGACGCGCCGAGGGGATGCGGAAATTCGCCGGCAGCGCCGGCGGCTCGACACCCTCGGGCAGCGCCCAGTCCAGGTGGCTGGCGCCCAGCCGCTCGGCCAGCCAGATCGCCGCCGCCTGCGGCTCGGCGGCAAGGCCGGCCACGTCGCGCAGCATCCGCGCCGGCGCCCAGACCACGGCCCGGCCCTCGGTCGCGGCCCAGTCGAGCTCGGTGCGGCTGTCGGCCACGGTCAATCCCAGCCGTCCGGCCAGCGCCCAGGCGGCCTGGTCCAGCGCCAGCAGCGCGATTTCGCGCGCATTGCCGCCCTGCGGCAGCGGCAGGCCGGGATCGTCGGGCACCAGCGCCACGCCGCCCTCGGGCAGCGACAGTTCGGCGCCGTGAAAGACGACGCGGATCGGCGCCTGGATCGTCTCGGCCGCGACGCGGGCCTGGCGGCGCACCAGCGTCACGCCCAATGCGCCCGGGATCCGGTCCAGCTTTTCCACCGCGACGCGGACCTGGGCCGCGCGCGGATGCGCCAGGATCTGCGCCGCGATCTTTTCCGCCAGCGTCTCCAGCAGGTCGTAGCGGCGATCCGCCAGCCCCGCCGCCACCGCGCCGGTCAGGATGTCATAGGACAGGATGCGGTCCACCTCGTCGTTCACGCCGACGACATGGGTGGCAAGGTCCACGTCCACGTTGAAGCGCAGCCGCTGGCGCTGGCCGCGCTCGGTCTGGAAGGCGCCGATCTCGGCCGAGACGATATAATCGCGCAGGTGGATGCGGTCTGGCTGGTCCATGGCGCCGTTCATGCAGGCAAAACGGCCTCGCCGCAAGGGACGGGGCCGCAGAATTCGCGGAAGCTTTGCGTCAGCCGCGCCGGCTCAGTTCGAGGCCATCCGCCGGTCGGAGCGATAGAAGGTATGGCTGCCGATTCGGATCGTGCGCTCGAAGCGCTTGGTCCACGAGGGCCGCACGCCGCGGGCGTGGAAATAGGTCGCGCCGTTGGTCAGGGTGCGGGGCGCACCGGCCAGCGCCGCCATGGCGATCTTCTGCACCCGGGCATAGGTGCCCTTTTCGCGGATGCGGGCGCCCTTGTTATAGGTGAACTGGCCGCGCTGGTTCACCACGCCGCAGACGGTCTTGGGGAAACGCGGATGATCGACGCGGTTCAGGATCACCTCGGCGACGGCCTGCTGGCCGGCCGAACCCTCGCCGCGGGCCTCGAAATACAGGGCCTCGGACAGGCATTGCAGGTCGCGGGTGCTGATCTGATGGGTGCCGGTCGCGGTGCGGACGGTCTTGGTCTCATAAGCGGCCTGATGCTGGGCATCGGCCAGCGCCGGAACGGCGGTCAGGGACGAAAGGGCAACGGCAACACACACGGAAACGCGCGCCAGCCATGACATTTTGAACGACATGTTGGTCCTGTTTTCGGTCCGGGCCGGGCCCGGTCAGCTGGATGGGGTCGGACCCGCCGGGGCCCTTGGCTGACCGGTAAAGGCCCGAAACCGCCGGGGCCGGGAAAGCCCACTTGCGCGTGAGGACCGGGATTCGATTGATTTTACATGATTTTGGCGGAAACCCGCCGACGCCAAAAAGGTTAACGGGCGAATTCCGGCCAAAAGCGGCCGGTCTTAGGACCCGTCGGCGGCCGCGGATTCCGCCTCTTCGCGCGCCATCAGAATCGATTCCTGCGCCGCAGCGAGACGCGCCACCGGCACCCGGAAGGGCGAGCACGACACGTAATTCACCCCGGCGCGCAAGCAGAAGGCGATCGATTCGGGATTGCCGCCATGTTCGCCGCAAACCGAGATGGTGATGCCCGGCTTGTGGCTGCGCGCGCGCTCGGCGCCGATGGCCACCAGCTCGCCCACGCCGTCCTGGTCGAGGATGTGGAACGGGTCCTCGGCATAGACGCCCTGGCTGACATAGATGCCCATGAAGCGGCCGGCGTCGTCGCGCGACAGGCCATAGGTCATCTGCGTCAGGTCGTTGGTGCCGAAGGACAGGAAGGCGGCATGTTCGGCGATGTCTCCGGCCCGCAGCGCGGCGCGCGGGGTTTCGACCATCACGCCCAGGCGATAGGCGAAATCCTTGCGGGTCTC from Paracoccus aminovorans includes:
- the glmM gene encoding phosphoglucosamine mutase → MSRKLFGTDGVRGRANTHPMTAEMALRLGAAAGRYFRRQGEDHHRVVIGKDTRLSGYMLENALTAGLTSTGMNVLLLGPVPTPAVGFLTRSMRADVGIMISASHNPAHDNGIKFFGPDGFKLSDEAEAEIESIVAGEIQPAQPQNIGRAKRIDDGRGRYVEYAKTTFPAGQRLEGLKVVVDCANGAAYRAAPDVLWELGAEVIPLGVSPNGHNINDGVGSTHPDTCARAVLEHGADIGISLDGDADRVMIIDEKGQVADGDQIMALLAGRWAEQGRLRGGALVATVMSNLGLERFLQGRGLRLERTAVGDRYVVERMRGQGFNLGGEQSGHIVMTDYATTGDGLIAGLQFLAAMADSGRQASDLVAQFEPVPQMLKNVRYAQGADPLSVDAVKAEIARAEARLDGQGRVLIRKSGTEPLIRVMAEAEDEAVLREVVDGIVAAVERAA
- the folP gene encoding dihydropteroate synthase, whose protein sequence is MSDYFRPIPCETGRWQLAGGWLRFSQCELLRRGEAPRVLDSAPPEVLAALTAPRADLLGLSMNRPRLMGIVNATPDSFSDGGRYDGAEQARLLAGQGAEILDIGGESTRPGAREIPVAEEIARVVPAIRAAQGLAAVSVDTRKAAVARAALAAGAGLVNDVSGFDFDPGMAALVAESGVPVCLMHAQGIPETMQDNPSYGDVLLDVYDALALRIARAEAAGIPRDRIVIDPGIGFGKTQVHNLAILRRISVYHGLGCAILLGISRKRFIGTIGGAEAAADRGPGTLAVTLAGIAQGIQIHRVHDVAQTRQGLALWRAVTEGE
- a CDS encoding dihydroneopterin aldolase; translated protein: MDQPDRIHLRDYIVSAEIGAFQTERGQRQRLRFNVDVDLATHVVGVNDEVDRILSYDILTGAVAAGLADRRYDLLETLAEKIAAQILAHPRAAQVRVAVEKLDRIPGALGVTLVRRQARVAAETIQAPIRVVFHGAELSLPEGGVALVPDDPGLPLPQGGNAREIALLALDQAAWALAGRLGLTVADSRTELDWAATEGRAVVWAPARMLRDVAGLAAEPQAAAIWLAERLGASHLDWALPEGVEPPALPANFRIPSARL
- a CDS encoding cell wall hydrolase, giving the protein MCVAVALSSLTAVPALADAQHQAAYETKTVRTATGTHQISTRDLQCLSEALYFEARGEGSAGQQAVAEVILNRVDHPRFPKTVCGVVNQRGQFTYNKGARIREKGTYARVQKIAMAALAGAPRTLTNGATYFHARGVRPSWTKRFERTIRIGSHTFYRSDRRMASN